In Luteibacter mycovicinus, a genomic segment contains:
- a CDS encoding NAD(P)H-dependent glycerol-3-phosphate dehydrogenase has translation MTSASRPTVAVLGAGSWGTALAALLARNDVPTRLWGRDADALAEMAAARRNLRYLPDLDLPPELAYDGDLASVLRGADIVLLVVPSHAFAALLDQIVPMLEPGVRISWATKGFETGTGRFLHELVNEKLPGRPAAVVTGPSFAREVTAGLPSAVTVHATDDAFGKELAVLLHAPNFRAYTGNDILGAELGGAMKNVLAVATGVADGMELGLNARAGLITRGMNEMLRLGVALGARAETLMGLAGLGDLVLTCTGDLSRNRRLGLALGRGIPLTEAVRQIGQVVESVVTADEVARLAGFHGLDLPISAAVRSVLHGEVTPEEGLRTLMGREQKAEYPVDLFPHRRD, from the coding sequence ATGACCTCCGCCTCCCGACCCACCGTCGCCGTTCTCGGCGCCGGTTCCTGGGGTACCGCGCTGGCTGCGCTTCTGGCGCGCAACGACGTCCCCACCCGGTTGTGGGGGCGCGACGCCGACGCGCTCGCGGAAATGGCCGCGGCGCGTCGCAACCTGCGTTACCTGCCCGACCTCGACCTGCCGCCGGAACTCGCCTACGACGGCGACCTGGCCAGCGTGCTGCGGGGGGCGGACATCGTTCTGCTCGTGGTGCCGAGCCACGCGTTCGCCGCGCTGCTCGACCAGATCGTGCCCATGCTCGAACCCGGTGTCCGCATCTCGTGGGCTACCAAGGGTTTCGAGACGGGTACGGGGCGTTTTCTGCACGAACTGGTCAACGAAAAGCTTCCCGGCAGGCCTGCCGCGGTGGTCACCGGACCCTCGTTCGCCCGCGAGGTGACCGCCGGCCTGCCCAGTGCCGTCACGGTCCACGCCACGGACGACGCCTTCGGCAAGGAACTCGCCGTGCTGCTGCACGCGCCCAACTTCCGCGCCTACACGGGTAACGACATCCTGGGGGCCGAGCTCGGCGGTGCGATGAAGAACGTGCTGGCTGTCGCCACCGGCGTCGCCGACGGTATGGAGCTGGGGCTCAACGCCCGCGCGGGCCTCATCACCCGCGGCATGAACGAGATGCTTCGCCTCGGTGTCGCGCTTGGGGCGCGTGCCGAGACGCTCATGGGTCTTGCCGGCCTGGGCGATCTCGTCCTGACCTGCACCGGCGACCTGTCACGAAACCGCCGCCTGGGTCTGGCCCTGGGCAGGGGCATTCCGTTGACGGAAGCGGTTCGCCAGATCGGTCAGGTGGTCGAGAGCGTCGTGACGGCCGACGAAGTCGCCCGCCTCGCCGGCTTCCATGGGCTGGACCTGCCCATCTCGGCCGCCGTCCGGTCGGTGCTGCATGGCGAAGTCACCCCGGAAGAGGGTCTGCGCACCCTCATGGGGCGCGAGCAGAAGGCGGAATATCCCGTCGATTTGTTCCCCCACCGCCGCGACTGA
- the secB gene encoding protein-export chaperone SecB, with amino-acid sequence MAEITANGQAGQPQLVLQKIYVKDASFEAPNAPQVFQEMGETEAQPQVQLNLGHKAVDLGNDLFEVVLSLTLTCNLGERTAYLAEVHQAGIFGIGGFTDDDRDGILGSYCPNLLFPYARQMVSAMIQEGGFPPFLLQPINFDALYAEQQRQQVEGGAGTHTLNS; translated from the coding sequence ATGGCAGAAATCACCGCCAACGGCCAGGCCGGCCAGCCGCAGCTCGTGCTGCAGAAGATCTACGTCAAGGATGCTTCCTTCGAAGCGCCGAACGCTCCGCAGGTGTTCCAGGAAATGGGCGAGACCGAGGCGCAGCCGCAGGTCCAGCTCAACCTCGGCCACAAGGCCGTCGACCTCGGCAACGACCTGTTCGAAGTCGTGCTCAGCCTCACCCTCACCTGCAACCTCGGCGAGCGCACCGCTTACCTCGCCGAAGTGCACCAGGCCGGCATCTTCGGCATCGGTGGTTTCACCGATGACGACCGCGACGGCATCCTCGGTTCGTACTGCCCGAACCTGCTGTTCCCTTACGCCCGTCAGATGGTCTCGGCGATGATCCAGGAAGGTGGCTTCCCGCCGTTCCTGCTGCAGCCGATCAACTTCGACGCCCTCTACGCCGAGCAGCAGCGTCAGCAGGTCGAAGGCGGCGCCGGTACCCATACGCTCAACAGCTGA
- the rpmB gene encoding 50S ribosomal protein L28, with the protein MARRCQVTNKGVQSGNNVSHANNKTRRRWLPNLHERRFWVASENRWVKLRVSNHALRTIDKNGIEAVLADLRSRGEKI; encoded by the coding sequence ATGGCCCGTAGATGCCAAGTCACCAATAAGGGCGTGCAGAGCGGCAACAACGTCTCGCACGCAAACAACAAGACCCGTCGCCGCTGGTTGCCGAACCTGCACGAGCGCCGTTTCTGGGTCGCCAGCGAGAACCGCTGGGTGAAGCTCCGCGTTTCCAACCACGCGCTGCGCACCATCGACAAGAACGGCATCGAAGCCGTGCTGGCCGACCTCCGTTCCCGCGGCGAAAAGATCTAA
- the rpmG gene encoding 50S ribosomal protein L33: protein MASKRDKHRLISTAGTGHFYTTTKNKKNTPEKMVFMKYDPVVRKHVEYKEGKIK from the coding sequence ATGGCAAGCAAGCGCGATAAGCACCGCCTGATTTCCACCGCGGGCACCGGTCACTTCTACACGACCACGAAGAACAAGAAGAACACGCCGGAAAAGATGGTGTTCATGAAGTACGATCCTGTCGTCCGCAAGCATGTGGAATACAAGGAAGGTAAGATCAAATAA
- a CDS encoding DesA family fatty acid desaturase — translation MLDTLLDFLANGLTHASWGEIAVYVLVVTQLTIFTVTLYYHRSATHRGVDFHWTLNGFFRFWGWLTTGMVVKEWVAIHRKHHAKVETEEDPHSPQVFGIKKVFLDGVSLYREASYNKADMEKYGRGTPDDWFERKLFGAHPYWGPVLMAFIDVALFGVIGMAIWAVQMIWIPFWAAGFVNGIGHWWGYRNFESSDTATNISPWGFWIGGEELHNNHHAFPSSAKFALRKWEFDIGWAVICSLRFFRLAKVLRVAPTLNIRPNVHLPDAETLKGVLALRFQATTDYYRNVILPTMREEVSQAGDNLKAVPRRVRRALADGGRWLDNDARERMHAALANRPALTTVCEFRARLVALMEERGADKALKSLQQWIVEAEESGIRSLQQFAQRLKGYSAVGA, via the coding sequence ATGCTCGACACCCTGCTCGATTTCCTGGCCAACGGCCTCACCCACGCAAGCTGGGGCGAGATCGCTGTCTATGTGCTCGTGGTCACCCAGCTCACCATTTTCACGGTGACGCTGTACTACCACCGCAGCGCGACCCATCGTGGTGTGGATTTCCACTGGACCCTCAACGGCTTCTTCCGTTTTTGGGGCTGGCTGACCACGGGTATGGTCGTCAAGGAATGGGTAGCGATCCATCGCAAGCATCACGCCAAGGTCGAGACCGAGGAAGATCCGCACAGCCCGCAGGTCTTCGGTATCAAGAAGGTCTTCCTGGACGGTGTGTCGCTCTATCGTGAGGCCAGCTACAACAAGGCCGACATGGAGAAGTACGGCCGTGGCACCCCCGACGACTGGTTCGAGCGCAAGCTGTTCGGCGCGCACCCGTACTGGGGCCCGGTGCTGATGGCTTTTATCGATGTCGCGCTGTTCGGCGTGATCGGCATGGCCATCTGGGCCGTGCAGATGATCTGGATTCCGTTCTGGGCCGCCGGTTTCGTCAACGGCATCGGCCACTGGTGGGGTTACCGCAACTTCGAAAGCTCCGACACCGCGACCAACATCTCGCCGTGGGGCTTCTGGATCGGCGGCGAAGAGCTGCACAACAATCATCATGCCTTCCCGAGCTCGGCCAAGTTCGCCTTGCGCAAGTGGGAGTTCGATATCGGCTGGGCGGTGATCTGCAGCCTGCGCTTCTTCCGTCTGGCCAAGGTGCTGCGTGTCGCGCCGACGCTGAACATCCGTCCGAACGTGCACCTGCCGGATGCCGAAACGCTCAAGGGCGTCCTCGCACTGCGTTTCCAGGCCACGACGGACTACTACCGCAACGTCATCCTTCCGACCATGCGCGAAGAAGTCAGTCAGGCCGGAGACAATCTGAAAGCCGTGCCGCGTCGTGTTCGTCGTGCGCTGGCCGACGGTGGTCGCTGGCTCGACAACGATGCGCGTGAGCGCATGCATGCCGCGCTGGCCAATCGCCCGGCGCTCACCACGGTGTGCGAGTTCCGCGCGCGCCTGGTCGCCCTGATGGAAGAGCGCGGTGCCGACAAGGCGCTGAAGTCTCTGCAGCAGTGGATCGTCGAGGCGGAAGAAAGCGGCATCCGTTCGTTGCAGCAGTTTGCACAGCGGCTGAAGGGTTACTCGGCGGTCGGCGCGTAA
- a CDS encoding ABC transporter ATP-binding protein, with translation MSAAHLLNVADVTRRRAGRLAVEGVSFCLNRGEVLGLLGVNGAGKSTTLSMLAGALRPDSGHIELDGMDFARQPAMARRLLGWLPESAPLWPELSVDEHLIAFSRLRGASRAVAKRAADTIVARLQLGDLRRRLAGVLSQGQRQRLGLACALVHDPALIILDEPANALDPVQVGELRRLIRERAAAGAAVILSTHVLGEVVAVCDRVAILHEGRLRHDAPLHDDHGSDIESVFFGIATGAGA, from the coding sequence ATGAGCGCGGCCCATTTGCTGAATGTCGCAGACGTTACGAGACGCCGTGCCGGGCGCCTGGCCGTCGAGGGGGTGTCGTTTTGCCTGAACCGTGGTGAAGTCCTGGGCCTCCTCGGCGTCAATGGCGCGGGCAAGTCCACCACGCTTTCGATGCTCGCCGGTGCCCTTCGCCCTGACAGCGGACATATCGAGCTGGACGGCATGGATTTCGCTCGGCAACCGGCCATGGCGCGACGTCTGCTCGGCTGGCTGCCTGAAAGCGCCCCGCTGTGGCCGGAGCTGTCCGTCGACGAGCACCTGATCGCGTTTTCCCGGCTCCGCGGCGCCAGCCGGGCCGTGGCAAAGCGCGCGGCGGACACGATCGTCGCCCGCCTGCAGCTCGGCGACCTTCGCAGGCGCCTCGCGGGGGTCCTGTCGCAGGGCCAGCGCCAGCGACTCGGGCTCGCCTGCGCCCTCGTCCACGACCCGGCGCTGATCATTCTCGACGAACCCGCCAATGCACTGGATCCGGTGCAGGTGGGCGAGCTGCGCCGACTGATCCGCGAGCGGGCCGCCGCCGGTGCCGCTGTGATCCTGTCGACTCACGTCCTTGGTGAGGTGGTCGCCGTGTGCGACCGCGTGGCGATCCTTCACGAAGGGCGCCTGCGTCACGATGCGCCGCTGCACGACGACCACGGCAGCGACATCGAATCCGTCTTCTTCGGCATCGCCACGGGAGCCGGCGCATGA
- a CDS encoding ABC transporter permease, which yields MSIAAVARLEWRRLAVRPLAWALAALTIAWLAWTFVLGLGQFLGAQVKLAGIADAPGFTDLVAIPLLAELVKLAFLVVPLMTMTQLAGERRAGTLALLASTGLSPTRIVLGKYIAVLGWLALWLLATLAMPLLVGAESTADWGKLAAATLGTALLLATLAAIGLACSAATSFPAIAAAMALIVTLVLWTIDRGAQAAGLSGGFLGWLTMATHLQNLLRGLVVSSDLIWFALAIALSLILAIRRLGADRERQ from the coding sequence ATGAGCATCGCCGCCGTCGCCCGCCTGGAATGGCGCCGCCTCGCTGTCCGCCCGCTTGCATGGGCGCTCGCCGCACTCACCATCGCCTGGCTGGCCTGGACCTTCGTCCTGGGCCTCGGGCAATTTCTCGGTGCGCAGGTGAAGCTGGCGGGGATCGCCGACGCGCCGGGCTTCACGGATCTGGTCGCCATTCCGCTGCTGGCGGAACTGGTCAAGCTCGCGTTTCTGGTGGTCCCGCTGATGACGATGACCCAGCTCGCCGGTGAACGCCGCGCGGGCACCCTCGCCCTGCTGGCCTCCACGGGCCTGTCACCGACACGCATCGTGCTGGGCAAATACATCGCCGTGCTCGGATGGCTGGCACTTTGGCTGCTTGCCACGCTGGCGATGCCCCTGCTGGTCGGTGCCGAATCCACCGCCGACTGGGGCAAGCTCGCCGCGGCGACACTGGGCACGGCCCTGCTCCTGGCGACACTGGCCGCGATCGGCCTCGCCTGCTCCGCGGCGACGTCGTTCCCTGCCATTGCCGCGGCGATGGCACTCATCGTGACGCTCGTCCTCTGGACGATCGATCGTGGCGCTCAGGCGGCAGGCCTGAGTGGCGGCTTTCTCGGCTGGCTGACCATGGCCACGCATCTGCAGAACCTGCTTCGCGGGCTGGTGGTCTCCAGCGATCTCATCTGGTTCGCACTGGCCATCGCCCTGTCACTGATCCTCGCCATCCGCCGACTCGGCGCCGACCGGGAGCGCCAGTAA
- a CDS encoding GldG family protein, protein MRRLDRWLVLLGLLVATGCIGFLSTRHTWTADWSRGARASLAPESVAVLDTLHGPVEVVGYLSPTGPLREQIAAVIERYTREKKDLTLSFVDPDLDPSASRQLGIAGDGALLVRYQGREQRVESPINERNLSNALERLARGGERVVAFVTGDGERQPDGRANADLGTFMTQVERRGIRAVPLNFSQTRGVPDHTDLVVLASPTSSLPADSVAALVDYVHGGGNLLWLTEPGNEDLGTGPLADVLGVRVLPGVLVDGQGSTLNVNDPRMVVLGDYPFHAITRGFRESTLFPQVSGLAQVSDHDWAVVPFLRSGERSWTAFGGIDNARPSTIAFHPEAGELKGPLDFGFALNRLSPSPDRNEQRAVVIGDGDFLSNTYIGNGGNRALGERVLDWLLGDDVLVDLPTRGAPDRVISLSQEGLNAISFGFLIALPMTLLGLGVGIAWRRRRR, encoded by the coding sequence ATGCGCCGCCTCGATCGCTGGCTCGTCCTGCTCGGGCTGCTGGTCGCCACCGGTTGCATCGGCTTCCTCAGCACACGTCACACGTGGACGGCCGACTGGTCGCGAGGGGCGCGCGCCAGCCTCGCGCCGGAAAGTGTGGCGGTGCTCGACACACTGCACGGCCCGGTCGAGGTGGTCGGCTACCTCTCGCCCACCGGGCCACTGCGCGAGCAGATCGCCGCCGTCATCGAGCGCTATACGCGTGAAAAGAAAGACCTGACGCTGTCCTTCGTCGACCCCGACCTCGACCCGTCGGCCTCGCGCCAGCTCGGTATCGCCGGCGACGGCGCCCTGCTGGTGCGCTATCAGGGCCGCGAGCAGCGGGTCGAAAGCCCGATCAACGAACGCAACCTGTCGAACGCCCTCGAGCGGCTGGCCCGAGGCGGCGAACGCGTGGTCGCGTTCGTCACCGGCGACGGCGAACGCCAGCCCGACGGTCGCGCCAATGCGGACCTGGGCACGTTCATGACCCAGGTGGAGCGCCGCGGCATTCGTGCCGTACCGCTCAACTTCAGCCAGACGCGCGGGGTGCCGGATCACACCGACCTGGTCGTGCTCGCCAGCCCCACGAGCTCCCTTCCGGCGGACAGCGTCGCCGCGCTGGTCGACTACGTGCATGGCGGCGGCAACCTGCTCTGGCTCACCGAACCGGGTAACGAGGATCTGGGCACCGGCCCGCTGGCCGACGTGCTCGGCGTGCGTGTGCTTCCGGGCGTCCTGGTCGACGGTCAGGGCAGCACCCTCAACGTCAACGATCCCCGGATGGTCGTGCTCGGCGACTACCCGTTCCACGCCATCACTCGCGGGTTCCGGGAAAGCACCCTTTTCCCGCAGGTATCGGGACTGGCCCAGGTCTCCGACCACGACTGGGCCGTGGTGCCTTTCCTGCGCTCGGGCGAGCGCAGCTGGACGGCCTTCGGCGGTATCGATAACGCCAGACCGTCGACGATCGCCTTCCACCCGGAAGCGGGCGAACTCAAGGGTCCGCTGGATTTCGGCTTCGCCCTGAACCGACTGTCACCCAGCCCCGATCGCAATGAGCAGCGAGCCGTCGTGATCGGCGATGGCGACTTCCTGTCCAACACGTACATCGGCAATGGCGGCAATCGCGCGCTCGGCGAACGCGTGCTCGACTGGCTCCTTGGCGACGACGTACTGGTCGACCTGCCGACGCGCGGTGCACCGGACCGTGTGATCTCGTTGTCGCAGGAAGGGCTCAACGCCATCAGCTTCGGCTTCCTCATCGCGTTGCCGATGACGCTGCTCGGCCTCGGCGTCGGCATCGCCTGGCGCAGACGGAGACGCTGA
- the mutM gene encoding bifunctional DNA-formamidopyrimidine glycosylase/DNA-(apurinic or apyrimidinic site) lyase, which produces MPELPEVETTRRGIAPHLEGRRVTGVVLRRPDLRWPIPPEISSLLPGQVIEAVDRRAKYLLLRTQAGTALFHLGMSGMLRVLPPDTPVGKHDHVDLMLESDRVLRFTDPRRFGALLWQMPGETHALLEGIGPEPLTDAFDGDVLWRLSRGRSAAVKTFIMDNAVVVGVGNIYASEALFAAGIDPRRAAGKVSRERYAKLASEIKRILAYAITRGGTTLRDFLAPDGAPGYFFQELFAYGRAGEPCRTCTTPIKVVTLGQRASFYCPTCQH; this is translated from the coding sequence ATGCCAGAACTTCCCGAAGTCGAAACCACCCGTCGCGGTATCGCACCTCACCTGGAAGGGCGTCGCGTGACGGGCGTCGTGCTGCGTCGACCCGACCTGCGCTGGCCGATTCCACCGGAAATCTCCTCGTTGCTGCCCGGGCAGGTCATCGAAGCGGTGGACCGACGCGCCAAATACCTGTTGCTGCGAACACAGGCGGGGACCGCCCTGTTCCATCTGGGCATGTCCGGCATGCTGCGCGTGCTTCCTCCCGACACGCCCGTGGGCAAACACGACCACGTCGACCTGATGCTCGAATCCGATCGCGTGCTGCGCTTTACCGACCCCCGCCGGTTTGGTGCGCTGCTGTGGCAGATGCCCGGCGAGACGCACGCCTTGCTCGAAGGTATCGGTCCGGAACCTCTGACCGACGCGTTCGACGGTGACGTGTTGTGGCGACTGTCCCGCGGCCGCAGCGCCGCGGTAAAGACCTTCATCATGGACAACGCGGTCGTGGTCGGCGTCGGCAACATCTACGCCAGCGAGGCGTTGTTCGCTGCGGGAATCGATCCGCGCCGCGCCGCCGGCAAGGTGTCACGCGAGCGCTACGCGAAGCTCGCCAGTGAGATCAAACGGATTCTCGCGTACGCCATCACACGAGGGGGCACCACCCTGCGCGATTTTCTCGCGCCGGATGGCGCCCCCGGATACTTCTTTCAGGAGTTGTTCGCTTACGGACGCGCCGGCGAGCCGTGCCGAACCTGCACGACGCCGATCAAGGTCGTGACGCTCGGACAGCGAGCGTCGTTCTATTGCCCTACATGCCAGCATTAG
- a CDS encoding thymidine kinase — MAKLYFYYSAMNAGKTTTLLQSAHNYHERGMRTLILTPALDNRYGEGIVASRIGLQARALRFAGEEDIFVMVERDIAARGPLHCVLVDEAQFMSRNQVWQLSDVVDRLGIPVLAYGLRTDFRGELFEGSRYLLAWADNLEEIKTICHSGKKATMVVRVDEHGRAVTQGPQVEIGGNDRYVSVSRAEFKSITGGEGRIELQQSVLPLGESDSDEGKPA, encoded by the coding sequence ATGGCCAAGCTGTATTTCTACTATTCGGCAATGAATGCCGGCAAGACCACGACGCTGCTTCAGAGCGCGCACAATTACCACGAGCGCGGGATGCGCACGCTGATCCTGACCCCGGCGCTGGACAACCGTTACGGCGAGGGCATCGTCGCCTCGCGGATCGGCCTGCAGGCGCGGGCGCTGCGTTTCGCCGGCGAAGAGGACATCTTCGTCATGGTCGAGCGCGATATCGCCGCGCGTGGACCCTTGCACTGCGTGCTGGTGGACGAGGCCCAGTTCATGAGCAGGAACCAGGTCTGGCAGCTGTCCGACGTGGTCGACCGCCTCGGCATTCCCGTGCTGGCGTACGGGCTGCGCACCGACTTCCGGGGTGAGCTGTTCGAGGGCAGCCGGTATCTGCTGGCCTGGGCGGACAACCTGGAAGAGATCAAGACGATTTGCCATTCCGGTAAGAAGGCGACGATGGTGGTGCGCGTGGATGAACACGGCCGCGCCGTCACCCAGGGGCCGCAGGTTGAGATCGGCGGCAACGACCGCTATGTCTCCGTCAGCCGCGCCGAGTTCAAGAGCATTACCGGTGGTGAAGGCCGTATCGAGCTGCAGCAATCCGTGCTGCCGCTCGGCGAATCCGATTCCGACGAAGGAAAGCCCGCGTGA
- a CDS encoding UvrD-helicase domain-containing protein: MLNPQQHAAVEYCDGPLLVLAGAGSGKTRVITEKISHLISRRHLAAEKIAAITFTNKAAKEMRERVGRLISEQSAKALTVCTFHALGLKFLQIEHDRAQLRRGFSVLDADDSANMIKELSPKGVKPEVIQGIRNLVGKAKNGGLTPEEAMASARSPREIEAATIYDLYQQRLAAFNAVDFDDLIRLPLRILETDDEARAIWQERLRYLLVDEYQDTNDAQYRLLKAIAGPKARFTCVGDDDQSIYAWRGANPENIDQLGRDFTNLRVIKLEQNYRCAKRILRAANQLIANNPHVHEKKLWSDHVEGPPIRVLECKDNDHEAERIASIAASLHEKYKDKGIRWDDFCILYRGNFQARVIEKALRLARVPYHLSGALSFLDRAEVKDILCYLRLLTNPTDDAAFLRVVNVPKREIGATSLEKLGQMAQARNASLLDAARSDSALKNIAARPASALASFARLMDELRSHAVHESAADLVNTVIEKTGYGAQIAASTTDEVLRERRLGNLRELVDWFRAMGKDGGRTGDIAAQLALLSHADRDDPGNALRMMTLHSAKGLEFRFVFIVGCEDGTLPHEGAIDEGRLDEERRLMYVGITRAKEMLTLSFSARSRKYGEVLSNDPSRFLDELPQDDLHWDGKDPDADAEVKKEAADTHIARIRAMLAGGG; encoded by the coding sequence ATGCTCAATCCGCAACAACACGCGGCCGTCGAGTACTGCGACGGTCCCCTTCTCGTGCTGGCCGGTGCCGGCTCGGGCAAGACACGCGTCATCACCGAAAAAATCTCGCACCTGATCTCACGGCGCCACCTGGCGGCCGAGAAGATCGCCGCCATCACCTTTACCAACAAGGCGGCGAAGGAAATGCGCGAGCGCGTGGGCAGGCTGATCTCCGAACAGTCGGCGAAGGCGCTCACCGTGTGCACGTTCCACGCACTGGGGCTGAAGTTCCTGCAGATCGAGCACGATCGCGCGCAGCTGCGTCGCGGCTTCTCCGTGCTCGACGCCGACGACAGCGCCAACATGATCAAGGAGCTTTCGCCCAAGGGCGTCAAGCCCGAGGTGATCCAGGGCATCCGCAACCTGGTGGGCAAGGCCAAGAACGGTGGCCTGACACCCGAAGAAGCCATGGCCTCGGCGCGCAGCCCGCGCGAGATCGAAGCGGCGACCATCTACGACCTGTACCAGCAGCGCCTGGCCGCCTTCAACGCGGTGGACTTCGACGACCTGATCCGCCTGCCTCTTCGTATCCTCGAGACGGACGACGAGGCGCGCGCGATCTGGCAGGAGCGCCTGCGCTACCTGCTGGTCGACGAATACCAGGACACCAACGACGCGCAGTATCGTCTGCTCAAGGCCATCGCCGGCCCCAAGGCACGCTTTACCTGCGTGGGCGACGACGACCAGAGCATCTACGCGTGGCGCGGCGCGAACCCCGAGAACATCGACCAGCTCGGGCGCGATTTCACCAACCTGCGCGTGATCAAGCTCGAACAGAACTACCGCTGCGCCAAGCGCATCCTTCGCGCGGCCAACCAGCTGATCGCCAACAACCCGCACGTCCACGAAAAGAAACTGTGGAGCGACCACGTCGAAGGTCCGCCCATCCGCGTACTGGAATGCAAGGACAACGACCACGAAGCGGAACGCATCGCCTCGATCGCCGCGAGCCTGCATGAAAAGTACAAGGACAAGGGCATCCGCTGGGATGACTTCTGCATTCTGTACCGCGGCAACTTTCAGGCGCGCGTGATCGAGAAGGCGCTGCGTCTCGCGCGCGTCCCGTATCACCTGAGCGGCGCACTGTCCTTCCTCGATCGCGCGGAAGTGAAGGACATCCTGTGCTACCTCCGCCTGCTGACCAACCCGACCGACGACGCCGCGTTTCTGCGCGTGGTCAACGTACCCAAGCGCGAGATCGGCGCCACGTCACTCGAAAAGCTCGGCCAGATGGCGCAGGCACGCAATGCCTCGCTGCTCGACGCCGCGCGCAGTGACAGCGCGTTGAAGAACATCGCGGCCCGCCCCGCGTCGGCACTGGCCAGCTTCGCCCGCCTGATGGACGAGCTGCGCAGCCACGCCGTGCACGAAAGCGCGGCCGACCTCGTCAACACCGTCATCGAAAAGACGGGTTACGGCGCGCAGATCGCGGCATCCACCACGGACGAAGTGCTGCGCGAGCGCCGCCTCGGCAACCTTCGCGAACTGGTCGACTGGTTCCGCGCGATGGGCAAGGACGGCGGCCGCACCGGCGATATCGCCGCGCAGCTCGCACTGCTCAGCCACGCGGATCGGGACGACCCGGGCAATGCGTTGCGCATGATGACGCTGCATTCGGCGAAAGGCCTCGAGTTCCGTTTCGTCTTCATTGTCGGCTGCGAAGACGGCACGCTGCCTCACGAAGGCGCGATCGACGAAGGCCGTCTCGATGAAGAACGACGGTTGATGTATGTCGGCATCACACGCGCCAAGGAAATGCTGACGCTGTCGTTCTCGGCACGCTCGCGCAAGTACGGCGAGGTGCTGTCCAACGATCCGAGTCGCTTCCTCGACGAACTGCCCCAGGACGATCTGCACTGGGATGGCAAAGACCCGGATGCGGATGCCGAGGTAAAGAAGGAAGCGGCCGATACGCATATCGCGCGCATCAGGGCGATGCTGGCGGGCGGTGGATAA
- a CDS encoding lysozyme inhibitor LprI family protein, whose translation MKTGILLALCMTVLTFGTSAFGAESLTAQAMRRSAPKGITEALYACVDNAGLDQALLGKCLASERSIQDARLNKAYGQLMRKLDDRTREAVKVAERAWLDFNVKTVAAETAIGGTNQVANVDVANAELFRYCERANVLENYLFSIGD comes from the coding sequence ATGAAGACAGGTATTTTGCTAGCCCTGTGCATGACGGTTCTTACGTTTGGGACCTCCGCCTTCGGCGCTGAAAGTCTTACGGCTCAGGCAATGCGCCGCAGTGCGCCGAAAGGAATCACAGAAGCGCTCTATGCGTGCGTTGATAACGCCGGCCTCGACCAGGCACTGCTTGGAAAATGCCTCGCGTCGGAGCGAAGTATCCAGGACGCTCGTCTCAACAAGGCCTACGGGCAGTTAATGAGGAAGCTGGACGACAGAACCAGGGAGGCCGTCAAGGTAGCCGAGCGTGCATGGCTGGATTTCAACGTCAAAACGGTAGCTGCCGAGACTGCCATCGGCGGCACTAATCAGGTCGCCAATGTTGACGTAGCCAACGCCGAGCTATTCAGGTACTGCGAGCGCGCGAACGTTCTGGAAAATTATTTATTTTCCATCGGCGACTAG